In the Solanum pennellii chromosome 5, SPENNV200 genome, one interval contains:
- the LOC107019050 gene encoding uncharacterized protein LOC107019050, whose product MATAINEAATLTLDEDLASQMKRKKYVEMETEDMREKLDMLQLKVQEREAREARIELETAALLAKSMSLDEELTVEMEEFVSMRERMDALRRKNKAYHSNMIDKLRKKGKKYHVYEQGVNGGPNKAHPEATEEDDDEEIVYKPLFLGRPKGGD is encoded by the coding sequence ATGGCCACTGCAATTAATGAAGCTGCAACCCTGACGCTGGATGAGGATCTAGCGTCAcagatgaagagaaagaaatatgttgAGATGGAGACAGAGGATATGCGAGAGAAGTTGGACATGCTCCAATTGAAAGTGCAAGAAAgagaagcgagagaggcgaggataGAATTGGAGACTGCCGCTCTGTTAGCTAAAAGCATGTCCCTTGATGAAGAGCTGACAGTGGAAATGGAAGAATTCGTCTCTATGAGAGAAAGGATGGACGCACTGAGGAGGAAGAACAAAGCCTACCATAGCAACATGATTGATAAACTTCGGAAAAAAGGCAAAAAATACCACGTCTACGAGCAAGGAGTCAATGGTGGTCCCAATAAAGCTCACCCTGAAGCGACTGAGGAAGACGACGACGAGGAAATCGTCTACAAACCTCTTTTCTTAGGCCGTCCAAAGGGAGGAGATTAA